GGCCGCTCTTCGGGAGCGTCGCCGAGACCGTCGTTCGGCGCGCGCCGGTCCCGGTCACCGTCGTTCGGTGAGGTCTCGATCGCGGGCCGCGACTCGCGGCGAATCATCAGCCAGCCTCACCTGTTCGATCGAGACGACGGGTTCCTGACCGAGGGTAGCGTCTCCGTTCTCTTGTCGGGGGAAGCGTCCACTAGGTTGTTTACCGACAAGGGCCAAGTACTACCCGTCATGGCGTTTCTCGTCCCCTTCGATGGGTCCTATCTGGCGGAAGCAGCACTGATGCGGGCGTCCGAGTACGGCCAGGCGCTCGACGAGGACGTCGTCGCTCTGTCCGTCGTTCCCGACGACGAGGCGTACGCGATCGACGTCGGGTGGTACGAGCGCGGGGAAGACGAACCGTTCAGCGTTCCGTACGTCGCCGGCAAACTTCGCGACGGGGTGGTCGATATTGCCCCCCAGGCCTCGTTCCGGCACGAGCAGATCGACACCGCGTCGGCCGTCGCGATCGCGACCCGGATCACCGAAATCGCCGACGAGATCCGGCCGTCGGTCGTCTTCATCGGCACGGAAAACGTCGGCGAGATCGCCCAGCCGGTGACCAGCGTCGCCGGAGGGGTCGCCGAAAACGCGGCGTACGACGTTCACATCGTCCGGTACTACGCACCGCCGTCGATTCCAGCGGTTCGACTCGAGGAGGGGTCGTACACGGAGCAGTGACTGCAGGTGCGGCCACTGCTCGCCGACGGCGTACTGGTCACGTTCGGTGAGCGTACGAGTGGCTTTGATGAGCGTTCGGGTCGAACCAACCGGTATGTTCAGGACCGTACTCGTCCCGACGGACGGCAGCGCCGGTGCCGAAGCGACGATCGCCCACGCGACCGAACTGGCCGGGGCCTACGGCGCAGCCGTGCACGCACTCTTCGTCGTCGACACCGGTGCCGAGCCGATCGGGTTCGCCGACGACGATCGCGAGGACTTCTACGACTCGTCCGAGCGACGGGGCCGCGAGGCGACGATCCGGATCACGAACCGAGCCGAGGAGCGGGACCTGCAAGCTGCACGGGAGATTCGGGAGGGCGTCCCCTACAGGGAGATCCTCGCGTACGCCGACGACCACGACGTCGACGTGATCGTCATGGGGACCCACGGCCGGACCGGTGCCGATCGGGTCCGCCTGGGCAGTACCACCGAACGCGTGATCACGCGGGCGGACGTGCCGGTGCTGTCGGTTCGCCTGATGGAAACCGGCGAGGCCCCCGAGCCAGGGGATGGCGGGTACGATCGACTCGTGATCCCGACGGACGGGAGCGACGCCGCCGAACGCGCCGCGGAGACGGCACTCGACGTCGCGGAAAAGTACGACGCCGACGTCCACGCCGTCTACGTGGTCGATTCGACGACGTACGATCTGGAGGACGCACCCCGAAGCATCGTCGGACTGCTCAAGGAGGGTGGGAACAACGCGACGGAGGCGATCGCCGACATGGCGCGCGAGCGGGGCCTCGACGTGGGAACCGACGTTCTTCGCGGCGTCCCGGCCGCGGAACTCCTCGAGTACGCGTCGGGGGTCGACGCCGACCTCGTCGCCATGGGCACGCGCGGGCGAGCGGTCGGCTCCGGCCGACTGCTGGGAAGCACGACGGCTCGCGTCGTCCGCCGATCACCGATCCCCGTCCTGACGGTCTCCTAGCCGTCGAGCGGGTCTCGATCGGTGAGGTGGGTCGCCCCCCTGAGTTGCCCCCTTCACCGGTCGACCGTGGCCCATCGGACGATGTCCGAGCACCGCGGCGTTCGACGACGGTCGACGATCGGACTTCCGCCCGCCGGTCGGACACGGGGCACGGGCGATGGCGGACGGCCTCGGCGTCGTGGCGCGCCTACTCGTCGTTCGATTCGAGCGCGGGCGGGAGTCCCTGGTGTTTGATCCCGGTCCAGTCGTCGATCCGGAACTCGTAGACTTTGATCTCCCCGGACAGGGTGGCCGTTTCGAACAGATCCGGGCGCCACACGTCGCTCAGGATCTCCTCGAGATCGTCCCACCCCGATTCGTGGACGGCGCTGATCGTTCCCGACAGGAGGACGCTCTGCCAGTTGTACATCGTATCGACTTTGTATACGAGAAAGCTCGCGTCGTCCGCCGCCTCGCTCATCGTTTCCTTTCGGCTCCTGGAACCGAGGAGATACGTGAAGTAGAGTCGGCTGTCGCCGTCGTACCCGAACGACAGCGGGAGGAGATAGGGACCACCGTCTTCGGGGAGGCCGAGCACGCCCATCTTCTGGGTCGACAGGAAGGATCGGATTTCGCCGTCGTCCATTTCGGCCAGCCCGTAGTCCTGGAGTTCATCGACTGACATATGTAGACGGTCTCCGGGTGGCATCAAAAAGCCTCACCTCCTCTGCTCCCGGCGAGAGTCGATCGGATCACCCTGACCCCCCGTGACGCCCCGATCCCCGTATGGATCCGCTGGCTCCGTCTACTCCGAAATCCGGGACTCGATCGTCGCCCGCAGTTCGTCCGTCTCCTCCCGAAGTCCGTCGCTGATCCGGACGTCGTAGGGTTCGGGATCTTCGATTCGCCGGTGTTCCTCCGGCAGTTTCTGGCGCTGCTCTCGGGCAGTCTCCCGTATTTCGTCGAGAGCAGGGATCTCGTAGCTTCGATCGCCGTCTTCGATGACGGTGACCAGTTGCTCCTCCCCGGGAGACTCCTCGCCACGGAGACCGAGAACGTCGCCGGTGTACCGGCCGTCGGATTCGATCCGGCGCACGCTTTTTGCCCCCGGATAGGTCACCTTGCCTTTCGAGAGCTTCATCGACGGCTGCATCTCGCC
The nucleotide sequence above comes from Halosolutus halophilus. Encoded proteins:
- a CDS encoding pyridoxamine 5'-phosphate oxidase family protein, which translates into the protein MSVDELQDYGLAEMDDGEIRSFLSTQKMGVLGLPEDGGPYLLPLSFGYDGDSRLYFTYLLGSRSRKETMSEAADDASFLVYKVDTMYNWQSVLLSGTISAVHESGWDDLEEILSDVWRPDLFETATLSGEIKVYEFRIDDWTGIKHQGLPPALESNDE
- a CDS encoding universal stress protein, producing the protein MAFLVPFDGSYLAEAALMRASEYGQALDEDVVALSVVPDDEAYAIDVGWYERGEDEPFSVPYVAGKLRDGVVDIAPQASFRHEQIDTASAVAIATRITEIADEIRPSVVFIGTENVGEIAQPVTSVAGGVAENAAYDVHIVRYYAPPSIPAVRLEEGSYTEQ
- a CDS encoding universal stress protein gives rise to the protein MFRTVLVPTDGSAGAEATIAHATELAGAYGAAVHALFVVDTGAEPIGFADDDREDFYDSSERRGREATIRITNRAEERDLQAAREIREGVPYREILAYADDHDVDVIVMGTHGRTGADRVRLGSTTERVITRADVPVLSVRLMETGEAPEPGDGGYDRLVIPTDGSDAAERAAETALDVAEKYDADVHAVYVVDSTTYDLEDAPRSIVGLLKEGGNNATEAIADMARERGLDVGTDVLRGVPAAELLEYASGVDADLVAMGTRGRAVGSGRLLGSTTARVVRRSPIPVLTVS